The following are from one region of the Heterodontus francisci isolate sHetFra1 chromosome 34, sHetFra1.hap1, whole genome shotgun sequence genome:
- the LOC137349252 gene encoding zinc finger protein 229-like has translation MEAKSLVHTVEKVDMCSMCGRDFNRSSGLSKHKRSHTGEKPWKCGDCEKEYNYPSELQTHRRSHTGVRPFTCSVCGKGFTHFSSLQRHQRVHTDERKFKCCDCEKSFKSPHALREHQGLHTGERPFTCSVCAKGFTQSSKLLRHQQLHTGETPFTCYECGKGFADSSNLLRHQRVHTGERPFTCYECGKGFTQSSALLRHQRVHTVERPVICSACGKGFTRLSNLLTHQRVHTVERPFSCPDCGKGFTLSSTLLIHQRLHTGEKPFKCSDCGNCYKSSRELISHQRVHTNEKPFRCSHCGTGFRQSGNLTVHQRIHTGERPFTCSECGKGFTQSSKLLRHQRVHTGERPFTCSVCGKGFTRSSALLTHQQVHTGERLFTCSVCGKGFARSSNLLRHRQLHADEKPF, from the coding sequence ATGGAAGCAAAAAGCCTCGTTCACACTGTGGAGAAAGTAGACATGTGTTCCATGTGTGGACGAGACTTCAACCGATCATCTGGCCTCTCGAAACAcaagcgcagtcacactggggagaagccgtggaaatgtggggactgtgagaAGGAATATAATTACCCGTCTGAGCTGCAaactcatcgacgcagtcacaccggggtgaggccgttcacctgctctgtgtgtgggaagggattcactcatttcTCTTCCCTgcagagacaccagcgagttcacactgacgagagaaagtttaaatgctgtgactgtgagaagagctttaaaagcccacatgcactgagggagcaccagggacttcacactggggagaggccgttcacctgctctgtgtgtgcaaagggattcactcaatcatccaAGCTGCTCAGACATCAGCAACTTCACACTGGGGAGACACCATTCACCTGctatgagtgtgggaagggatttgctgattcatccaacctgctgagacaccagcgggttcacactggggagaggccattcacctgctatgagtgtgggaagggattcactcagtcatccgccctgctgagacaccagcgagttcacactgtggAGAGGCCAGTCATCTGTTCtgcgtgtgggaagggattcactcggttatCAAATCTGCTGACACATCAGCGGGTTCACACTGTGGAGAGGCCGTTCTCCTGCcctgactgtgggaagggattcactctgtcctccaccctgctgatacaccagcgacttcacactggcgagaaaccttttaaatgttctgattgtgggaattgctataaaagtTCCCGGGAGCTGAtatcccatcaacgtgttcacacgaaTGAGAAACcattcaggtgctctcactgcgggactggATTCAGGCAATCAGGCAACCTCACCGTACACCagcgtattcacactggggagagaccgttcacctgctcagagtgtgggaagggattcactcagtcatccaagctgctgagacaccagcgagttcacaccggggagaggccgttcacctgctctgtgtgtgggaagggattcactcgttcatccgccctgctgacacaccagcaggttcacactggggagaggctgttcacctgctctgtgtgtgggaagggattcgctcgTTCGTCCAACCTGCTGAGACATCGGCAGCTGCACGCTGATGAGAAACCTTTTTAA